A genomic stretch from Sinorhizobium terangae includes:
- the chvE gene encoding multiple monosaccharide ABC transporter substrate-binding protein yields the protein MKLITSLLAAAAISVASFAAPVFAQDKGTVGISMPTKTSTRWISDGETMEKLFKEAGYTPDLQFADDDIPNQLAQIENMVTKGAKVLVIGAIDGTTLSDILQKAHDAGVKVIAYDRLIRDSGNVDYYATFDNFQVGVLQATSLVNGLKLDGATEPKNIELFGGSPDDNNAFFFYDGAMSVLQPLIDSGKIVVKSGQTGMDQVGTLRWDGAVAQSRMENLLSSTYTDAKVDGVLSPYDGLSIGIISALKGVGYGSGDMPMPVVTGQDAELPSVKSILADEQFSTVFKDTRELAKVTVNMVNAIMDGKEPEVNDTKTYENGVKVVPSYLLKPVAVDKSNAKEILVGSGYYTEDQINN from the coding sequence ATGAAATTGATTACTTCGCTTCTCGCAGCCGCGGCGATTTCCGTCGCGTCGTTTGCTGCACCGGTCTTCGCACAGGACAAGGGCACCGTCGGCATCTCCATGCCGACGAAGACGTCGACCCGCTGGATTTCCGACGGCGAGACCATGGAGAAGCTGTTCAAGGAAGCCGGCTACACGCCGGACCTGCAGTTCGCCGACGACGACATTCCGAACCAGCTCGCGCAGATCGAGAACATGGTGACCAAGGGCGCGAAGGTTCTCGTGATCGGCGCCATCGACGGCACCACACTGTCCGACATCCTGCAGAAGGCGCATGACGCCGGCGTCAAGGTCATTGCCTATGACCGCCTCATCCGCGACTCCGGCAACGTCGACTACTACGCCACCTTCGACAACTTCCAGGTCGGCGTCCTGCAGGCGACCTCGCTCGTTAACGGCCTGAAGCTCGACGGCGCGACCGAGCCGAAGAACATCGAACTTTTCGGCGGTTCGCCGGACGACAACAACGCCTTCTTCTTCTATGACGGCGCGATGTCGGTCCTGCAGCCCTTGATCGACAGCGGCAAGATCGTCGTGAAGTCCGGCCAGACGGGCATGGATCAGGTCGGCACGCTGCGTTGGGACGGCGCCGTCGCCCAGTCCCGCATGGAAAACCTGCTTTCGTCCACCTACACCGACGCCAAGGTTGACGGCGTGCTCTCGCCCTATGATGGTCTCTCGATCGGCATCATCTCCGCTCTGAAGGGCGTCGGTTACGGCTCCGGCGATATGCCGATGCCGGTGGTCACCGGTCAGGACGCCGAACTGCCGTCGGTCAAGTCGATCCTCGCCGACGAACAGTTTTCGACCGTCTTCAAGGACACCCGCGAACTCGCCAAGGTCACGGTTAACATGGTCAACGCGATCATGGACGGCAAGGAGCCGGAAGTGAACGACACCAAGACCTATGAAAACGGTGTCAAGGTTGTTCCGTCCTACCTGCTGAAGCCGGTTGCGGTCGACAAGTCCAATGCCAAGGAAATCCTTGTCGGCTCGGGCTACTACACGGAAGACCAGATCAACAACTGA
- a CDS encoding LysR family transcriptional regulator encodes MADELLDSALLRSGLKINHLRLILAIEDYRRISTAADSLGISQPAASRMLAEIEAIMKAPICERVARGVELTRYGEALARRARTIFLELREAAREINELKTGSGGSVSLGSVTGPALNLAVPAIRQVSTAYPGIEINVQIDNSNVLTRELLAARHDFVVGRIPDDLNPRLFNMVEIGFEEACLIVREGHPLLEKPIANADDLPGYEWVFQPPGTLLRRAVEDSFVSAGVRLPATVINTSSIILTLSIVRNTNAIAPVALDVANFVAGNGTPAGDIRVLPTQIPIRIKPYGLITAEGRALPPSAKLLYDLILKQSRA; translated from the coding sequence ATGGCGGACGAACTTCTCGATAGCGCCCTCCTTCGATCGGGCCTGAAGATCAATCATCTGAGGCTCATCCTGGCGATTGAGGACTATCGTCGCATCAGCACCGCCGCCGATTCGCTCGGCATCTCGCAGCCGGCAGCGTCGCGAATGCTCGCCGAGATCGAAGCGATCATGAAGGCGCCGATCTGCGAACGGGTGGCGCGCGGCGTCGAACTGACCCGCTATGGCGAGGCGCTCGCACGACGCGCGCGAACGATCTTTCTCGAACTGCGCGAGGCCGCGCGCGAGATCAATGAATTGAAAACCGGTAGCGGCGGCTCGGTCTCGCTCGGCTCCGTCACGGGCCCCGCCCTTAACCTCGCCGTGCCCGCCATCCGCCAGGTCTCGACGGCCTATCCCGGCATCGAGATAAATGTGCAGATCGACAACAGCAACGTGCTGACGCGCGAGCTCCTGGCGGCGCGCCACGACTTCGTCGTCGGCCGCATCCCGGACGATCTCAATCCGCGCCTCTTCAACATGGTCGAGATCGGTTTCGAGGAGGCCTGCCTGATCGTTCGCGAAGGCCATCCCCTGCTCGAAAAGCCAATTGCAAACGCCGACGACCTGCCGGGTTACGAGTGGGTGTTCCAGCCGCCGGGAACGCTGCTGCGCCGTGCGGTCGAGGACAGCTTCGTCTCCGCCGGCGTCCGGCTGCCGGCAACCGTCATCAACACGTCCTCGATCATTCTGACGCTGTCGATCGTTCGAAACACCAACGCGATTGCACCGGTCGCCCTCGACGTTGCGAATTTCGTCGCCGGCAACGGGACGCCCGCCGGCGATATTCGCGTGCTGCCAACGCAAATCCCGATACGCATCAAGCCCTACGGCCTGATCACCGCCGAAGGCCGTGCCCTGCCGCCAAGCGCAAAGCTGCTCTACGACCTGATCCTGAAGCAGAGCAGAGCGTGA
- the mmsA gene encoding multiple monosaccharide ABC transporter ATP-binding protein, whose amino-acid sequence MDNIILEMRGITKTFPGVKALDNVSFKVREGEIHALVGENGAGKSTLMKVLSGVYPAGTYEGEIYYDGEVRRFSTISDSEHLGIIIIHQELALVPLLSIAENIFLGNEIASKGVIHWPQTFARTQELLNKVGLKEPPATLITDIGVGKQQLVEIAKALSKKVRLLILDEPTASLNETDSDALLKLLMEFRKQGMTSIIISHKLNEIKKVADQITILRDGGTVETLDCHKEDISEDRIIKGMVGRAMEDRYPPREPNIGETLLEVKNWNVFHQHHRDRQFLHDVSFNVRAGEVVGIAGLMGAGRTETVMSIFGKSWGHKITGDVTMRGKPVDVSTIPRAIKAGLAYVTEDRKQLGLVLINNIKDNTTLANLHAVASNGVIDERKERKVAADYRTKLRIRSHSIYQETVNLSGGNQQKVVLSKWLFTNPDVLILDEPTRGIDIGAKYEIYTIINQLAAEGKGILMISSEMPELLGTCDRIYVMNEGRIVAELSKEEASQESIMRAIMRSGEKH is encoded by the coding sequence ATGGACAATATCATTCTCGAAATGCGGGGCATCACCAAGACGTTTCCGGGCGTCAAGGCGCTTGACAATGTCAGCTTCAAGGTCCGCGAAGGGGAAATCCACGCTCTCGTCGGCGAAAATGGTGCCGGCAAGTCGACCTTGATGAAGGTGCTGAGCGGCGTCTATCCCGCGGGAACCTACGAGGGTGAGATCTACTATGACGGCGAGGTGCGGCGCTTCAGCACGATCTCGGACAGCGAGCATCTCGGCATTATCATCATTCACCAGGAACTGGCGCTGGTTCCATTGCTGTCGATCGCCGAAAACATCTTTCTCGGCAACGAGATCGCTAGCAAAGGTGTGATCCACTGGCCGCAGACTTTTGCCCGCACGCAGGAGCTCTTGAACAAGGTAGGCTTGAAGGAGCCGCCCGCGACGCTCATCACCGATATCGGCGTCGGCAAACAGCAACTGGTGGAAATCGCCAAGGCGCTTTCCAAGAAGGTCCGGCTGCTGATCCTCGACGAACCGACCGCCTCGCTGAACGAGACCGATTCCGACGCGCTTCTGAAGCTGCTCATGGAGTTTCGCAAGCAGGGCATGACCTCGATCATCATCTCGCACAAGCTGAACGAGATCAAAAAGGTCGCCGACCAGATCACCATCCTGCGCGACGGCGGCACGGTGGAAACACTCGACTGTCACAAGGAAGACATCAGCGAGGATCGGATCATCAAGGGCATGGTCGGCCGGGCGATGGAAGACCGCTACCCGCCCCGCGAGCCGAACATCGGCGAGACGCTGCTCGAGGTGAAGAACTGGAACGTCTTCCATCAGCATCACCGTGACCGCCAGTTCCTGCACGATGTCAGCTTCAATGTTCGCGCTGGCGAAGTCGTCGGTATTGCGGGGCTGATGGGTGCGGGCCGCACCGAAACGGTGATGAGCATCTTCGGCAAATCGTGGGGGCACAAGATCACCGGCGACGTGACCATGCGCGGCAAGCCGGTGGACGTCAGCACGATCCCGCGGGCGATCAAGGCGGGTCTCGCCTATGTCACGGAAGACCGCAAGCAGCTCGGGCTCGTGCTCATCAACAACATCAAGGACAACACGACCCTTGCCAACCTGCATGCGGTCGCGTCGAACGGCGTCATCGATGAGCGCAAGGAGAGAAAGGTCGCTGCGGACTATCGCACGAAGCTTCGTATCCGCTCGCATTCGATCTATCAGGAGACGGTGAACCTTTCGGGCGGCAACCAGCAGAAGGTCGTGCTGTCCAAGTGGCTGTTCACCAATCCCGACGTTCTCATACTCGACGAGCCGACACGCGGCATCGATATCGGCGCGAAGTATGAGATCTACACCATCATCAACCAACTCGCGGCCGAGGGCAAAGGCATCCTGATGATCTCTTCGGAGATGCCGGAACTCCTCGGAACCTGCGACCGCATCTATGTCATGAACGAAGGGCGCATTGTGGCAGAGCTTTCCAAGGAAGAAGCCAGCCAGGAATCTATCATGCGCGCCATCATGCGTTCAGGGGAGAAACACTAA
- the mmsB gene encoding multiple monosaccharide ABC transporter permease, whose product MVADTSTQTTKPSIGDYLRNNIREYGLLVALVIIMLFFQFVTDGVLFRPVNITNLVLQNSFIVIMALGMLLIIVAGHIDLSVGSIVAFIGAISAIMLVKWGLPAFVVIPACLVVGGIMGAAQGYWVAYQKIPSFIVTLAGMLVFRGMTYVVLGGRPIGPFPKEFQILSTGFVPDFLYFLSPNPDVIKNMVALVAVLALVGYAVYAGLRNRRINEQHGTENEPFIFFAIQMAVIGFVALFIGFQLSTYRGLPNVLIVMGVLIAAYTFLTTRSTIGRRIYAMGGNEKAAKLSGINTERLTFYAFVNMGVLAALAGMIITARLNSATPKAGVGFELDVIAACFIGGASASGGVGKITGAVIGAFIMGVMNNGMSIMGIGIDYQQLIKGLVLLAAVFFDVYNKNKGKG is encoded by the coding sequence ATGGTCGCCGATACGAGCACCCAAACCACCAAACCGTCGATCGGTGACTATCTCAGGAACAACATCCGCGAATACGGCCTGCTGGTCGCGCTCGTCATCATCATGCTGTTCTTCCAGTTCGTGACCGATGGCGTTCTCTTCAGGCCCGTCAACATCACGAACCTGGTGCTGCAGAACTCGTTCATCGTCATCATGGCGCTGGGCATGCTGCTGATCATCGTCGCCGGGCATATCGACCTTTCGGTCGGCTCGATCGTGGCCTTCATCGGCGCGATATCGGCGATCATGCTGGTCAAATGGGGCCTGCCTGCGTTCGTGGTCATTCCCGCCTGTCTCGTCGTCGGCGGCATCATGGGGGCGGCGCAGGGCTATTGGGTGGCCTACCAGAAGATTCCGTCCTTCATCGTCACGCTCGCCGGCATGCTGGTGTTCCGCGGAATGACCTACGTGGTCCTCGGCGGGCGGCCGATCGGGCCGTTCCCGAAGGAGTTCCAGATCCTGTCGACGGGCTTCGTTCCGGATTTCCTCTATTTCCTCAGCCCCAACCCCGACGTCATCAAGAACATGGTGGCGCTGGTAGCTGTGCTGGCGCTTGTCGGCTACGCCGTCTACGCGGGGCTGCGCAATCGCCGCATCAACGAGCAGCACGGCACGGAGAACGAGCCCTTCATCTTCTTCGCGATTCAGATGGCGGTTATCGGTTTCGTCGCGCTGTTCATCGGCTTCCAGCTCTCGACCTATCGCGGTCTGCCGAACGTTCTCATCGTCATGGGCGTGCTGATTGCCGCCTATACGTTCCTTACGACGCGCTCGACGATCGGCCGGCGGATCTATGCGATGGGCGGCAACGAAAAGGCTGCAAAGCTCTCCGGCATCAACACCGAGCGGCTGACCTTCTACGCGTTCGTGAACATGGGCGTGCTTGCCGCTCTCGCCGGCATGATCATCACGGCGCGGTTGAACTCGGCCACCCCGAAGGCCGGCGTCGGCTTCGAACTCGACGTGATCGCCGCCTGCTTCATCGGCGGCGCCTCTGCTTCGGGCGGCGTCGGCAAGATCACCGGTGCCGTCATCGGCGCCTTCATCATGGGCGTCATGAACAACGGCATGTCGATCATGGGCATTGGCATCGACTACCAGCAGCTGATCAAGGGTCTTGTGCTGCTCGCAGCCGTATTCTTCGACGTCTACAACAAGAACAAAGGCAAAGGCTGA